In the genome of Aedes aegypti strain LVP_AGWG chromosome 2, AaegL5.0 Primary Assembly, whole genome shotgun sequence, the window GATTCCGCAGTATGAACACTTGTGGGGCCGTTCATTCGAATGGGTGGGGAGGTGCTTCTGAAGAAGGAACTTGTTTCCGAATGTCATCGTGCACTCGGTACATTTGTAGGGTCTTTCCTCCATGTGCCTGTTCATGATATGTCCTTTAAGGCCACGCTTAGTGGCGAATCCTTTCCCGCAAGTGGTGCACAACTCGGAGCGGATTTTATTGTGTATGGTTTTTATGTGCTGTTCTAGAATATGTTTCTTAGAGAAGGTCGCAGGACAGCGATCGCAAGGAAAGGCACTAGGGTCGACAGTTGAATGGACTACCCTCTCGTGCTTGACAACGGCTTTTTGGGAGACAAATTTCTTTCCGCATGTGGAGCAAATATGCTTCCGATCGGATTGGGCCCGAATGTGTTCCTTAAAAGCATGCTTCGTTGCGATATGGCGATTACAAAGCCAGCAAACGTTGCTGGTGGCCTCCGCCGAAAACCGACCATTGGTTATACGCTGTTCCGTGTGGTCGTTCAGGCAATGTTGTTCCAAAGCATGGCTGGTTTCGAATGTTTCGTAACATCCGTAAAAGCAGCAGAAGAATTCCGTTGACTTGATTAGGTGTTCGCCGGATTCGACGTGTTCCTTGATGTCCGAAATCGATCCAACGCATTTGAACTCGCAGTTAGTCGTTCGACATCGGTATGTCTTTGTGGTGGCGTAGACGAGCTggtgttccttcagggattgcttgtTCGGGAAGCTTTGGTAGCATATCAAGCATTGAAACGTGGGATGGTCTTCCATTTCTGGATAGTGGGCTTCTTGGACGTGCTGAAGAAGAGCTTCGCCAGTTTCGAACTGTTCTGAACAGCCACAGCAGTCACCAGATGATTCGTAGTCTGTTTCTGCTTTTTTCTCAAAGTCTAGTTGGGCGATCGCAGATTCGTGTAGTATTGGATGAAATCTAGTGTGTTCAAAATGATTTACTAAAGTATCCCGTTCCTGTGTCATGATGTTACAAATTTTGCATCgatagaaaaaatcattttcacgtTTCTTGAGATGTTCCGCTAGCTGCGAAGCTGTACTAAAACTCCTATGACAAATTGTGCAGTCATTTCCAACAGACGGAAGTATCGTTTCGATTGAATGTTCTCTTCTACAGTGCTGCTGCCATTCGTCATTATTCTGAAACAGTTGTCTGCAGCAACAAATGATTCCATTGAATATTAGCTGATCATAATATTCGGCATTTTCTTTGGTGAACAATAAGGGCTTTAGTCGTTCCACATCCACTGCTACGGAATCCAAATATATAAAAGGGTCCTCATTTTCGTTAGCTACCTGATTTAACGTTTGTTCTACCCCCGTTCCTTCCATTTCGTCCTGTTCTATCTTTAAACTAGTCTCCATGGAATCGCTGCCGTGGACCAGTTCACTCGTGAAACTTTTACTCAAAGTAGAGTTCGACTCCAAACCCATTGCTCGAAACGAATACGCAGCCGAAAGCGTATTGAAGCATTCCCGGCAAACATACCGAGCGTGGCCATCATCGTCCTGTTCCGGACGTGGCAAACCACATACATCCTGCAGCATATCGGCAATCAGCTTTCCATCCTTGCTGGAAACGCACAGTATCGAAATCAGTTCCTCCACTTCGTCTCGCCGGCAAATTCGGCAACATTCTCCACCGTCTTCCAAAGGACCATTCCTCCGGGCAAGCTCCACAAAGGAGTACACTGCATCCAGACAGGACAGACAGTGGCCGCATATGTGCTGGGGCATATTATCATCGTTATCCTTAAAGCTATCCAACCGCATTACCGCGGTGAGCACTTCCACCACTAGTTTGTCCTGTGAGAGGCATTGGCTGTACAGGGATATCAGTTCTTCGGCCTCGTCTGTAAGACACAGTCGGCACTGTAAGAGGTCAACCTGATCCTCCTCCTCCATTTTGATGTCCGTAGAATCCATCAATCCAGGTTTGGAGCTGTAAATTCAGACAGCATGTATTCAGATTAGTCTCTCTAAGTTGGTTTGAAAGTAGATTCTTACGTTTTTGAGAAATTATCCTGTAAATTTTTGgggcaaaaatccaaaaaagcaTTCGTTTACGGTAAGCGTTGGTCAGTCGAACaatgtaaacaataataaaactaGCTTAGCTAGAgatgttcaaattgaatttattaAATGTCAAatgtgacgtttaatttcaggcgTCACGGAGAACCGAAACAACTCAAAATTAAGTCTTTTTCACTCATCTTGACAGCTAAGTGGAATGATTCAAAATTAAGTTGTTTGTAAAGTACTCAATTCTGAGTCATTCCACTAATTCATTGAATTGAGTGATTTTAACTGTATTGCAATAACTGTATTTTGGATCGAAAGTACCCAATACCGAGTGTTGTGTTGAagctgattttttaaataatgaagTAGGTGATttctttgtttttaattatttccaaaacATATATACAAATACATTAAGTACATTTTATTTGATCTTGAATAAAAACATACATAATACATAtgtacaattttcatcatttgatgCATGCTGGCACAGTTGTGCAAATCTGCTCCCGGTCTTCCGTTTCCGAGCAGTGCTCCCGTTGTTATGGGTTTACCAGCAGGACATTCCTACGTCCACTACGACCATAGTTAGGAGGCTGTAATGTTGGGAAAGATTGAGGTTAAATATCTTTTGGCGTAGATAAAATGAAATAACAAACTTACCAATGATCACTccatattagactggcccaccttagtatgggagaaaaataaagttgtataattctacggggcacccgccaggattattctgtagggttagaggaagacttcctgaaagtttcagctcatttggtagttccatgagctggcgcaattgaattgaagttaatatgggattttcagctccaacatataggaaacaACACATCATCTCCTGCttgagtcaggaaaattgttgatcgcgttcaattgaacccagaatgtcaaaaacactacttgatactatagcaaacaatattgtagaaggttgtatgatgattaaaattgataaagttggtgttttaactatctgaagtagatttgcaatattgcttagtattccttcaacttagctgggtggtagccactaagcgcacaTATGTGTGATTGTAAGGGAGTACTGATCCAAGCcttactttcaacaactgaaagcttaatgaaaatgagcttaaatccagatacaaccttcggcaactatgttcattagggtatcaactagtgaatttgtcattctgggctcaattgaatgcgattaactagtgtacgagacgaaacagtgacatagggtcaattttcaatatatttgagacgaatattccatacaaactttgaattgaatgcgccagcttggggagcaaccaaatgagttgaaattttgagagagcttttttcttaccctaaggcacatatctagggggtgcctcgttgaattttacaacttttttgtttaagggccagtctactccATATTAATCCCTGAATAATCCTTATGTCCAAGGGTGGCAGCTAGTTTTTCACGCATCTGTTGAATATAGAAGAATAAGTGATTatgggtttgttcacaaatttcataacgctaaaaatggccatttttgacacccacccacacccttgtaacactttttgtatggatattctataaattttgtatgagccgtaacatcaagaggacacccacccacccccattagcgttatgaaatttgtgaatgggccctataATAGAAACTTAATTAGAAAACGTTAAAAAATGACTTACCCGGAGCGCGCCTGCATTCATACGACgcacaaacaaaaattttcatccaaaaccaagtagggtaagtgtaccagttttggccaccctaaggaaaaatattgtttatttatgcatcaaaataaagttttgacATGATTTAAAGTGTAAATACTAACATGTTATCGTATtgccaataaattacaattacaattacaattacaatcaaaagtcctttggttactgtcaatacatcaaacgaaagctttcaatccatgctcagcagggaaaatttgaaagctaatcagaaactttgtttttgtattaaaaatggtggtggcgaatactggaccacttgtattcgccacgattttaatttcggttcctgaattcgccacatagggtcaggcggggcaaaatgagcaccctaaggataagcgcgatttaagcctacttaaacgtaattattttggtaaaattggtaaccatccttatcttttacattattactttgacctccaaccattaaaagttttaaaaagtgataaatagttttccaaataacactttaaaaaatagccgttttatcatcggtcaaaaaaactgcggggcaagatgggcacccccgtaaaaagatgcaatttactaaagaaaactactattattcaatgcttgcaatatcccaagatattatctttaatatctgataatatttatcttcaactagcttagttttcaaaacttttatcagaatataaatcacttttcataaattgctaagattttacttaaaaaacgattaaatttgttgtttgtttgtatattttttagaaaaattgttttgtgcaaagaatataccgtaagtcaagctcacagctaaatgtggttctataatttcacacttttacttaattttgaacatggtgctcatcttgccccaaggctgtaaatttattaatataatcaaaacaattgaaatattttttaaatttgataaaaagtttggctcctgattatctacagaagattATTCTATAACTATACGGCCAAAAACGTATGAATTAGTTTGCTTACGCAAcgaaaatatcacttttaaatgaacCAAACCTTATATGAAAAGGCTAATTTTTGGACttctatgtattttggacaatatttacgttgtgctgttgattttttagctgaaatttatggccatcatatcaatttaatgatattcatcagaaacccaaataatgtatttaaaaaaaaaacggtaggaacgacacaaactaggggtgcccatcttgccccgggtgctcatcttgccccacattcccctacgttgatttcttatggagggtggcgaatcaggaacaggTGGCGTAAAATAGGTGCGAAGGAGCAaacattttaaggaaaatgattttttactattattttctgagaaaaatttgcggtttccaagaatgtttccgtatcaacTTGAAGCAATTTAgcaaacactaaacaattggcaaccatatatgtaGTAAAACGGTACAAaatctggggtggcgaataacacagcgtaacaaaaatgacatttttgcgtgtctcaaggatcaaattatgtgtctctagtagaatttgggctgctgaatctgatgccgttctgagaaatgttccagcacgtcacaatttttagctacaggtcgccaaagttgcataattcactggttttattgatgttcacataaaaaataaacaaggatTTATCAAAGTTTTTTGGGATCCAattcaccaagcatgcaaaataggactttcgCTTTCAAtttcagatatattttggttgaaatttcacggtaaaatttagaataaatcgattttttcaacatgcttgcagtctccatacaaaatacttcgtttctcttatatggcaaaatacaatttttttctaaaccaacaaaaaataactttttaacATCGGAAGTTttatgaactttgtttataagtattgttatacacataaagtttcagatctgaggcaaattaagcaaataaatcgccatacaagctggccaacttgcatgcaagttggctgaaatagtcaaatttagcattttcatcagctaatatctcaaaatctagacgtgttataatatttctgaaaatggcaatggattaaGCAATCTTTACTTAGgtcaatagcggtattttggtgcttgagacaaaaccgtgttccgcagtttAACTggtaccggtacaccttccctattgGATCAATACTTGCTTTTGGGTACTTTCTCAGAATgcgaagcaaaacaaaataaaaattgaacgcTTTCAGAGACAACAACTattaaataactcaaaaataagtaGTAGTCCAGTTTGagttaaatatatttaaaagtcAGTATAAAATAATATCCAAAACAGTAGTGTTGGAGAAGTACTTAATTTTGAGTACTATTTATCTTAAATTTGAGTTGTTTCGGTTCTCCGTGATAACAAAGAGCatacacgctcgttcagatctactcaaaagtgagtagaattcgactcacttcggaacaaagaGGAACTACTCACAAGTgagtaacaccatcgttactcGGATTGCCTTGttcgacaaatttcaagagc includes:
- the LOC5565852 gene encoding zinc finger protein 624; its protein translation is MDSTDIKMEEEDQVDLLQCRLCLTDEAEELISLYSQCLSQDKLVVEVLTAVMRLDSFKDNDDNMPQHICGHCLSCLDAVYSFVELARRNGPLEDGGECCRICRRDEVEELISILCVSSKDGKLIADMLQDVCGLPRPEQDDDGHARYVCRECFNTLSAAYSFRAMGLESNSTLSKSFTSELVHGSDSMETSLKIEQDEMEGTGVEQTLNQVANENEDPFIYLDSVAVDVERLKPLLFTKENAEYYDQLIFNGIICCCRQLFQNNDEWQQHCRREHSIETILPSVGNDCTICHRSFSTASQLAEHLKKRENDFFYRCKICNIMTQERDTLVNHFEHTRFHPILHESAIAQLDFEKKAETDYESSGDCCGCSEQFETGEALLQHVQEAHYPEMEDHPTFQCLICYQSFPNKQSLKEHQLVYATTKTYRCRTTNCEFKCVGSISDIKEHVESGEHLIKSTEFFCCFYGCYETFETSHALEQHCLNDHTEQRITNGRFSAEATSNVCWLCNRHIATKHAFKEHIRAQSDRKHICSTCGKKFVSQKAVVKHERVVHSTVDPSAFPCDRCPATFSKKHILEQHIKTIHNKIRSELCTTCGKGFATKRGLKGHIMNRHMEERPYKCTECTMTFGNKFLLQKHLPTHSNERPHKCSYCGITYRHLSDVKRHINAVHLDNKPYACESCDARFVRLRDLQVHAIRHTKTKRFRCNVVDCDFATNVRKQMDKHSNENHNDGDEK